The genomic DNA TACTTTGTCGCCTTTAGGGCAGCACGGGCTTAAATCCCGGCTTTCCGGCAGGTTCCCCGATCTGCGGGGGTTGCAACAGGACGATCGCTTTAAATTCTGTCAAATTTTAACAATCGAGCTTTTCTAGGAATCCATAACTTCTTGCCGCTGCAGTATCGTATCGGTTTGAAATGGCAAGACAACAAAAAAAATAAGCAATTAGCAGCCTTTGTTAACGCCAAGACTCATTCCGGGCATGGTGTATTCACAGCAAATTGAAATAAATCTGCAGACAATTGGCAGATTTCGGCGTGTTTTGACTCGGACTCGATTCAAAGCCGCACCAACTTGGACTCAAAGTGATTGTTTGGGAAATTGGGATTATGGTTAACAAAAGCCAATAAGATTCCCGATTTGTTCCGCGCGCGCCCGGAATCCTGCCGATTCTCTCGCGTTGCCGGGATTATACACCTCGTCCCTTGAAAGCGCGGTGATACGACACTAAACAACAACCCATCGACCAGTTTCATGCGCTCCCCGCGCCAGCCACACTCCAGCAACCCAGCCAGCAACTTACCCTGTAACCCAGACAAATTCCTGTAGATGAGAATCGACCCTTATGGCCAAAATCACATACACTACGCATGACGATCAGACCTTCGAAGTGGAGGGCGAGGAAGGTTCCACAGTGATGGAGACGGCCATCAAGAATGCCGTCCCCGGGATCGAAGCGGAATGCGGCGGTGCTTGCGCCTGCGCAACGTGCCACGTTTATGTGGCGCAGGAGTGGATGGATAAGGTTGGCGCGCCTGAGCCGATGGAAGAAGACATGCTGGATTTTGCCTATGATGTGCGACCGACCAGCCGGCTTTCCTGTCAGATCCGTGTGTCACCCGATCTTGATGGCCTGAAAGTTGAAGTGCCGGAGCGGCAGGGCTGATCGGACAAACTGCGGCGCTCCTTCCGGGACGCCGCAACTGCGAAAAATTGATGGAATGCGATGCTGATTCAACAAGGAATACAGTCATGACACGGCCGGTGGAAACGGATGTGGTAATCATTGGCGCCGGCCCGGTAGGCCTGTTTGCCGTGTTTGAACTTGGCCTCTGGGATCTGAAGTGTCACGTCATCGATATTCTTGACAAGGTCGGTGGCCAATGCGCTGAATTATATCCAGAAAAGCCGATTTACGATATCCCTGGATTTGCCACAATCAGCGGTCAGA from Pararhizobium sp. IMCC3301 includes the following:
- a CDS encoding 2Fe-2S iron-sulfur cluster-binding protein, whose product is MAKITYTTHDDQTFEVEGEEGSTVMETAIKNAVPGIEAECGGACACATCHVYVAQEWMDKVGAPEPMEEDMLDFAYDVRPTSRLSCQIRVSPDLDGLKVEVPERQG